A single window of Syngnathus acus chromosome 23, fSynAcu1.2, whole genome shotgun sequence DNA harbors:
- the LOC119117161 gene encoding ankyrin repeat and BTB/POZ domain-containing protein BTBD11-A-like isoform X2 gives MAGNAVESTAVRTLEDLTLDSGYGGAADSVRSSSVSLCCSDPPLQSLSHGGNRWHLTGSMHSRQNSLDTVNTVLAEDTEALECASQLCAKLPEPEEVPWSLVEVEGALRRRPGPGPEEEPPLPPPSPEVLARLSVLVSRALVRLAREAQRLSLRYAKCTKLEVHSAVKVVLSWTISVNCIAAALSALSLYNMSAADKLGRGKSARCGLVFSVGKFFRWMVDSRVALRVHEHAAIYLTACVESLFREVLGRVLRSALLQRDDGAADLSLEALEQAVAADSEIWGLLQPCQHLVCGKNSSGVLSLPESLNLHRDQQQRSGHGCLTPAELRTLEQSLLATRVGSIGELSDLVSRAMHHLQPLHVKNSSTGSPLHHHHHYHHHKMAAATVSSSSSGSGSSGVAATCGGGDVHWEPEALYTLCYFMHCPQVEWENPNVEPSKVTLHTERPFLVMPPLMEWIRVAVAHAEHRRSPAVDSDDVRQAARLMLPGVDCEPRQIKAEDCFCGTRKLDAASTEAKFLQDLGFRMLNCGRTDLVKQAVNLLGPDGVNSVSEQGMTPLMYACVRGDEAMVQMLLDAGADVNGELLLDNSAGVEGSLQDGADNYTETPLQLASAAGNFELVSLLLERGADPMIGTACRNGISSAPLGDMNSFSLAAAHGHRNVFRKLLSHTEKDKADVVSLEEILAEGSAPSAQKASASHANGGGTLRTGKAKLRALKEAMYHSAEHGHVDITIDIRSLGVPWTLHTWLESLRAGFAQQRRPLIQALLKDFCCIREDEYTEELLTHGLPLMFRILRSCKNEVISQQLSVIFTQCYGPFPIPKLTEIKRKQTSRLDPHFLNNKEMSDVTFLVEGKPFYAHKVLLFTASPRFKSLLQNRPAAENTCIEISHVKYNIFHLVMQYLYCGGAEFLHIRNTEVMELLSASKFFQIEALQRHCEIICSKNITTETCVDLYKHAKFLGALELTRFIEGYFLKNMALLVELDTFKQLLYEAPPPAPSSPDGPAPPCSDILHDLEKTLASRVHSIHLSTSKGSVV, from the exons ATGGCAGGCAACGCTGTTGAGAGCACCGCGGTGAGGACGCTGGAGGACCTAACGCTCGATTCCGGTTATGGTGGCGCGGCGGACTCGGTCCGGTCGTCCAGCGTGTCGCTGTGCTGCTCCGACCCGCCCCTGCAGTCCCTCTCGCACGGCGGCAACCGCTGGCATCTGACGGGATCCATGCACAGCCGACAGAACAGCTTGGACACGGTCAACACCGTGCTGGCCGAGGACACGGAGGCGCTGGAGTGCGCGAGCCAGCTGTGCGCCAAGCTCCCCGAGCCGGAGGAGGTGCCGTGGAGCCTGGTCGAGGTGGAGGGCGcgctgcggcggcggccgggACCCGGGCCGGAAGAggagccgccgctgccgccgccgtccCCGGAGGTGCTGGCGCGGCTCTCGGTGCTCGTCAGCCGCGCGCTGGTGCGCCTGGCCCGGGAGGCGCAGCGGCTCAGCCTGCGCTACGCAAAATGCACCAAGCTGGAGGTGCACAGCGCCGTCAAGGTGGTCCTCTCCTGGACCATCTCCGTCAACTGCATCGCGGCCGCGCTCAGCGCCTTGTCCCTGTACAACATGAGCGCCGCCGACAAGTTGGGTCGCGGCAAATCAGCGCGCTGCGGGCTCGTCTTCTCCGTGGGCAAGTTCTTCAGGTGGATGGTGGACAGCCGCGTGGCGCTGCGCGTCCACGAGCACGCCGCCATCTACCTGACGGCGTGCGTGGAGAGCCTCTTCCGGGAGGTTCTCGGCCGAGTCCTGCGCAGTGCGCTGCTGCAACGGGACGACGGAGCAGCCGACCTCAGCCTGGAAGCTTTGGAGCAGGCCGTGGCTGCGGACTCGGAGATCTGGGGGCTGCTGCAGCCCTGCCAGCACCTCGTCTGCGGGAAGAACTCCAGCG GTGTGCTGAGCCTACCCGAGAGTCTGAACCTCCACCGGGATCAGCAGCAGCGCTCGGGTCACGGCTGCCTCACGCCGGCCGAACTGCGCACGTTGGAGCAATCGTTGCTGGCCACGCGTGTTGGAAGCATCGGCGAGCTGA GCGATTTGGTGTCGCGGGCCATGCACCACCTGCAGCCGCTGCACGTGAAGAACAGCAGCACCGGCAGCCcgctccaccaccaccaccactatCACCaccacaagatggccgccgccaccgtcagtagcagcagcagtggCAGCGGCAGCTCGGGCGTGGCGGCGACTTGCGGCGGCGGAGACGTCCACTGGGAGCCCGAGGCGCTCTACACCTTGTGCTACTTCATGCACTGCCCACAGGTGGAGTGGGAGAACCCCAACGTGGAGCCCTCCAAGGTCACCCTGCACACCGAGAG GCCCTTCCTGGTGATGCCGCCGCTGATGGAGTGGATCCGGGTGGCGGTGGCCCACGCCGAGCACCGCCGCAGCCCGGCCGTGGACAGCGACGACGTGCGGCAGGCCGCCCGACTCATGCTGCCCGGCGTCGACTGCGAGCCCAGACAAATCAA AGCAGAGGATTGTTTCTGCGGCACCCGCAAGCTGGACGCCGCCTCCACGGAGGCCAAGTTCCTGCAGGACCTGGGCTTCCGGATGCTCAACTGCGGACGCACCGACCTGGTCAAGCAGGCCGTCAACCTGCTCGGACCCGATGGCGTCAACAGCGTCAGCGAGCAG GGAATGACGCCCCTGATgtacgcgtgtgtgcgcgGGGACGAAGCCATGGTCCAGATGCTCCTGGACGCCGGCGCCGACGTCAACGGCGAG CTGTTGCTGGACAACAGCGCCGGCGTGGAGGGTTCGCTGCAGGACGGCGCCGACAACTACACGGAGACGCCGCTCCAGCTGGCCTCGGCCGCGG GCAACTTTGAGCTGGTGAGTCTGCTCCTGGAGCGAGGTGCCGACCCGATGATCGGCACGGCGTGTCGCAACGGCATCTCGTCGGCGCCGCTCGGCGACATGAACTCTTTCAGCCTGGCGGCGGCGCACGGACACAG AAACGTGTTCCGGAAGCTGCTGTCCCACACGGAGAAGGACAAGGCCGACGTCGTTTCCCTGGAGGAGATCCTGGCCGAGGGTTCGGCGCCGTCGGCGCAGAAGGCGTCGGCCTCGCACGCTAACGGCGGCGGCACGTTGCGAACAGGAAAGGCCAAGCTGCGCGCCCTGAAAGAAGCCATGTACCATAGCGCCGAGCACGGCCATGTGGACATCACCATCGACATCCGCAGCTTAG GCGTTCCGTGGACGCTGCACACGTGGCTGGAGTCGCTGCGGGCGGGCTTTGCGCAGCAGCGCCGTCCGCTGATCCAGGCTCTGCTTAAGGACTTCTGCTGCATCCGCGAGGACGAGTACACCGAGGAGCTGCTCACGCACGGCCTGCCCCTCATGTTCCGCATCCTCCGATCCTGCAAG AACGAGGTGATCAGCCAGCAGCTGTCTGTCATCTTCACGCAGTGCTACGGTCCCTTCCCCATCCCAAAGCTCACCGAGATCAAGAGGAAGCAGACCTCGCGCTTAG ACCCGCACTTCCTCAACAACAAGGAGATGTCGGATGTCACCTTCCTGGTGGAGGGGAAACCCTTTTATGCACACAAAGTTCTGCTTTTCACCGCATCGCCCAG GTTTAAATCGCTGCTGCAAAACCGACCGGCGGCCGAGAACACATGCATCGAAATCAGCCACGTCAAGTACAACATATTTCAC TTGGTTATGCAGTATCTTTACTGTGGGGGCGCAGAGTTCTTGCACATACGCAACACCGAAGTCATGGAG CTACTGTCTGCCTCCAAGTTCTTCCAAATCGAGGCCCTTCAGAGACATTGTGAGATCATCTGCTCCAAGAACATCACCACCGAGACCTGCGTGGACCTCTACAAGCACGCCAAG TTCCTGGGCGCCTTGGAGCTGACGCGCTTCATCGAGGGCTACTTCCTGAAGAACATGGCGCTGCTGGTGGAGCTGGACACCTTCAAGCAGCTTCTGTACGAGGCCCCGCCGCCGGCTCCCTCCTCCCCAGAcggccccgcccccccctgCTCGGACATCCTGCACGACCTGGAGAAGACGCTGGCCTCTCGCGTCCACTCCATCCACCTGTCCACCTCCAAAGGCTCAGTGGTGTGA
- the LOC119117161 gene encoding ankyrin repeat and BTB/POZ domain-containing protein BTBD11-A-like isoform X1, which translates to MAGNAVESTAVRTLEDLTLDSGYGGAADSVRSSSVSLCCSDPPLQSLSHGGNRWHLTGSMHSRQNSLDTVNTVLAEDTEALECASQLCAKLPEPEEVPWSLVEVEGALRRRPGPGPEEEPPLPPPSPEVLARLSVLVSRALVRLAREAQRLSLRYAKCTKLEVHSAVKVVLSWTISVNCIAAALSALSLYNMSAADKLGRGKSARCGLVFSVGKFFRWMVDSRVALRVHEHAAIYLTACVESLFREVLGRVLRSALLQRDDGAADLSLEALEQAVAADSEIWGLLQPCQHLVCGKNSSGVLSLPESLNLHRDQQQRSGHGCLTPAELRTLEQSLLATRVGSIGELSDLVSRAMHHLQPLHVKNSSTGSPLHHHHHYHHHKMAAATVSSSSSGSGSSGVAATCGGGDVHWEPEALYTLCYFMHCPQVEWENPNVEPSKVTLHTERPFLVMPPLMEWIRVAVAHAEHRRSPAVDSDDVRQAARLMLPGVDCEPRQIKAEDCFCGTRKLDAASTEAKFLQDLGFRMLNCGRTDLVKQAVNLLGPDGVNSVSEQGMTPLMYACVRGDEAMVQMLLDAGADVNGEVPATVRKHPSVYPDARGGTPLTFAVLHGHAPVVQLLLDNSAGVEGSLQDGADNYTETPLQLASAAGNFELVSLLLERGADPMIGTACRNGISSAPLGDMNSFSLAAAHGHRNVFRKLLSHTEKDKADVVSLEEILAEGSAPSAQKASASHANGGGTLRTGKAKLRALKEAMYHSAEHGHVDITIDIRSLGVPWTLHTWLESLRAGFAQQRRPLIQALLKDFCCIREDEYTEELLTHGLPLMFRILRSCKNEVISQQLSVIFTQCYGPFPIPKLTEIKRKQTSRLDPHFLNNKEMSDVTFLVEGKPFYAHKVLLFTASPRFKSLLQNRPAAENTCIEISHVKYNIFHLVMQYLYCGGAEFLHIRNTEVMELLSASKFFQIEALQRHCEIICSKNITTETCVDLYKHAKFLGALELTRFIEGYFLKNMALLVELDTFKQLLYEAPPPAPSSPDGPAPPCSDILHDLEKTLASRVHSIHLSTSKGSVV; encoded by the exons ATGGCAGGCAACGCTGTTGAGAGCACCGCGGTGAGGACGCTGGAGGACCTAACGCTCGATTCCGGTTATGGTGGCGCGGCGGACTCGGTCCGGTCGTCCAGCGTGTCGCTGTGCTGCTCCGACCCGCCCCTGCAGTCCCTCTCGCACGGCGGCAACCGCTGGCATCTGACGGGATCCATGCACAGCCGACAGAACAGCTTGGACACGGTCAACACCGTGCTGGCCGAGGACACGGAGGCGCTGGAGTGCGCGAGCCAGCTGTGCGCCAAGCTCCCCGAGCCGGAGGAGGTGCCGTGGAGCCTGGTCGAGGTGGAGGGCGcgctgcggcggcggccgggACCCGGGCCGGAAGAggagccgccgctgccgccgccgtccCCGGAGGTGCTGGCGCGGCTCTCGGTGCTCGTCAGCCGCGCGCTGGTGCGCCTGGCCCGGGAGGCGCAGCGGCTCAGCCTGCGCTACGCAAAATGCACCAAGCTGGAGGTGCACAGCGCCGTCAAGGTGGTCCTCTCCTGGACCATCTCCGTCAACTGCATCGCGGCCGCGCTCAGCGCCTTGTCCCTGTACAACATGAGCGCCGCCGACAAGTTGGGTCGCGGCAAATCAGCGCGCTGCGGGCTCGTCTTCTCCGTGGGCAAGTTCTTCAGGTGGATGGTGGACAGCCGCGTGGCGCTGCGCGTCCACGAGCACGCCGCCATCTACCTGACGGCGTGCGTGGAGAGCCTCTTCCGGGAGGTTCTCGGCCGAGTCCTGCGCAGTGCGCTGCTGCAACGGGACGACGGAGCAGCCGACCTCAGCCTGGAAGCTTTGGAGCAGGCCGTGGCTGCGGACTCGGAGATCTGGGGGCTGCTGCAGCCCTGCCAGCACCTCGTCTGCGGGAAGAACTCCAGCG GTGTGCTGAGCCTACCCGAGAGTCTGAACCTCCACCGGGATCAGCAGCAGCGCTCGGGTCACGGCTGCCTCACGCCGGCCGAACTGCGCACGTTGGAGCAATCGTTGCTGGCCACGCGTGTTGGAAGCATCGGCGAGCTGA GCGATTTGGTGTCGCGGGCCATGCACCACCTGCAGCCGCTGCACGTGAAGAACAGCAGCACCGGCAGCCcgctccaccaccaccaccactatCACCaccacaagatggccgccgccaccgtcagtagcagcagcagtggCAGCGGCAGCTCGGGCGTGGCGGCGACTTGCGGCGGCGGAGACGTCCACTGGGAGCCCGAGGCGCTCTACACCTTGTGCTACTTCATGCACTGCCCACAGGTGGAGTGGGAGAACCCCAACGTGGAGCCCTCCAAGGTCACCCTGCACACCGAGAG GCCCTTCCTGGTGATGCCGCCGCTGATGGAGTGGATCCGGGTGGCGGTGGCCCACGCCGAGCACCGCCGCAGCCCGGCCGTGGACAGCGACGACGTGCGGCAGGCCGCCCGACTCATGCTGCCCGGCGTCGACTGCGAGCCCAGACAAATCAA AGCAGAGGATTGTTTCTGCGGCACCCGCAAGCTGGACGCCGCCTCCACGGAGGCCAAGTTCCTGCAGGACCTGGGCTTCCGGATGCTCAACTGCGGACGCACCGACCTGGTCAAGCAGGCCGTCAACCTGCTCGGACCCGATGGCGTCAACAGCGTCAGCGAGCAG GGAATGACGCCCCTGATgtacgcgtgtgtgcgcgGGGACGAAGCCATGGTCCAGATGCTCCTGGACGCCGGCGCCGACGTCAACGGCGAG GTGCCCGCCACAGTGCGCAAGCACCCGTCCGTTTATCCCGACGCACGCGGCGGGACGCCGCTCACGTTCGCCGTCTTGCACGGACACGCACCTGTCGTGCAG CTGTTGCTGGACAACAGCGCCGGCGTGGAGGGTTCGCTGCAGGACGGCGCCGACAACTACACGGAGACGCCGCTCCAGCTGGCCTCGGCCGCGG GCAACTTTGAGCTGGTGAGTCTGCTCCTGGAGCGAGGTGCCGACCCGATGATCGGCACGGCGTGTCGCAACGGCATCTCGTCGGCGCCGCTCGGCGACATGAACTCTTTCAGCCTGGCGGCGGCGCACGGACACAG AAACGTGTTCCGGAAGCTGCTGTCCCACACGGAGAAGGACAAGGCCGACGTCGTTTCCCTGGAGGAGATCCTGGCCGAGGGTTCGGCGCCGTCGGCGCAGAAGGCGTCGGCCTCGCACGCTAACGGCGGCGGCACGTTGCGAACAGGAAAGGCCAAGCTGCGCGCCCTGAAAGAAGCCATGTACCATAGCGCCGAGCACGGCCATGTGGACATCACCATCGACATCCGCAGCTTAG GCGTTCCGTGGACGCTGCACACGTGGCTGGAGTCGCTGCGGGCGGGCTTTGCGCAGCAGCGCCGTCCGCTGATCCAGGCTCTGCTTAAGGACTTCTGCTGCATCCGCGAGGACGAGTACACCGAGGAGCTGCTCACGCACGGCCTGCCCCTCATGTTCCGCATCCTCCGATCCTGCAAG AACGAGGTGATCAGCCAGCAGCTGTCTGTCATCTTCACGCAGTGCTACGGTCCCTTCCCCATCCCAAAGCTCACCGAGATCAAGAGGAAGCAGACCTCGCGCTTAG ACCCGCACTTCCTCAACAACAAGGAGATGTCGGATGTCACCTTCCTGGTGGAGGGGAAACCCTTTTATGCACACAAAGTTCTGCTTTTCACCGCATCGCCCAG GTTTAAATCGCTGCTGCAAAACCGACCGGCGGCCGAGAACACATGCATCGAAATCAGCCACGTCAAGTACAACATATTTCAC TTGGTTATGCAGTATCTTTACTGTGGGGGCGCAGAGTTCTTGCACATACGCAACACCGAAGTCATGGAG CTACTGTCTGCCTCCAAGTTCTTCCAAATCGAGGCCCTTCAGAGACATTGTGAGATCATCTGCTCCAAGAACATCACCACCGAGACCTGCGTGGACCTCTACAAGCACGCCAAG TTCCTGGGCGCCTTGGAGCTGACGCGCTTCATCGAGGGCTACTTCCTGAAGAACATGGCGCTGCTGGTGGAGCTGGACACCTTCAAGCAGCTTCTGTACGAGGCCCCGCCGCCGGCTCCCTCCTCCCCAGAcggccccgcccccccctgCTCGGACATCCTGCACGACCTGGAGAAGACGCTGGCCTCTCGCGTCCACTCCATCCACCTGTCCACCTCCAAAGGCTCAGTGGTGTGA
- the LOC119117161 gene encoding ankyrin repeat and BTB/POZ domain-containing protein BTBD11-A-like isoform X3, with the protein MAGNAVESTAVRTLEDLTLDSGYGGAADSVRSSSVSLCCSDPPLQSLSHGGNRWHLTGSMHSRQNSLDTVNTVLAEDTEALECASQLCAKLPEPEEVPWSLVEVEGALRRRPGPGPEEEPPLPPPSPEVLARLSVLVSRALVRLAREAQRLSLRYAKCTKLEVHSAVKVVLSWTISVNCIAAALSALSLYNMSAADKLGRGKSARCGLVFSVGKFFRWMVDSRVALRVHEHAAIYLTACVESLFREVLGRVLRSALLQRDDGAADLSLEALEQAVAADSEIWGLLQPCQHLVCGKNSSGVLSLPESLNLHRDQQQRSGHGCLTPAELRTLEQSLLATRVGSIGELSDLVSRAMHHLQPLHVKNSSTGSPLHHHHHYHHHKMAAATVSSSSSGSGSSGVAATCGGGDVHWEPEALYTLCYFMHCPQVEWENPNVEPSKVTLHTERPFLVMPPLMEWIRVAVAHAEHRRSPAVDSDDVRQAARLMLPGVDCEPRQIKAEDCFCGTRKLDAASTEAKFLQDLGFRMLNCGRTDLVKQAVNLLGPDGVNSVSEQGMTPLMYACVRGDEAMVQMLLDAGADVNGEVPATVRKHPSVYPDARGGTPLTFAVLHGHAPVVQLLLDNSAGVEGSLQDGADNYTETPLQLASAAGNFELVSLLLERGADPMIGTACRNGISSAPLGDMNSFSLAAAHGHRNVFRKLLSHTEKDKADVVSLEEILAEGSAPSAQKASASHANGGGTLRTGKAKLRALKEAMYHSAEHGHVDITIDIRSLGVPWTLHTWLESLRAGFAQQRRPLIQALLKDFCCIREDEYTEELLTHGLPLMFRILRSCKNEVISQQLSVIFTQCYGPFPIPKLTEIKRKQTSRLATRRGV; encoded by the exons ATGGCAGGCAACGCTGTTGAGAGCACCGCGGTGAGGACGCTGGAGGACCTAACGCTCGATTCCGGTTATGGTGGCGCGGCGGACTCGGTCCGGTCGTCCAGCGTGTCGCTGTGCTGCTCCGACCCGCCCCTGCAGTCCCTCTCGCACGGCGGCAACCGCTGGCATCTGACGGGATCCATGCACAGCCGACAGAACAGCTTGGACACGGTCAACACCGTGCTGGCCGAGGACACGGAGGCGCTGGAGTGCGCGAGCCAGCTGTGCGCCAAGCTCCCCGAGCCGGAGGAGGTGCCGTGGAGCCTGGTCGAGGTGGAGGGCGcgctgcggcggcggccgggACCCGGGCCGGAAGAggagccgccgctgccgccgccgtccCCGGAGGTGCTGGCGCGGCTCTCGGTGCTCGTCAGCCGCGCGCTGGTGCGCCTGGCCCGGGAGGCGCAGCGGCTCAGCCTGCGCTACGCAAAATGCACCAAGCTGGAGGTGCACAGCGCCGTCAAGGTGGTCCTCTCCTGGACCATCTCCGTCAACTGCATCGCGGCCGCGCTCAGCGCCTTGTCCCTGTACAACATGAGCGCCGCCGACAAGTTGGGTCGCGGCAAATCAGCGCGCTGCGGGCTCGTCTTCTCCGTGGGCAAGTTCTTCAGGTGGATGGTGGACAGCCGCGTGGCGCTGCGCGTCCACGAGCACGCCGCCATCTACCTGACGGCGTGCGTGGAGAGCCTCTTCCGGGAGGTTCTCGGCCGAGTCCTGCGCAGTGCGCTGCTGCAACGGGACGACGGAGCAGCCGACCTCAGCCTGGAAGCTTTGGAGCAGGCCGTGGCTGCGGACTCGGAGATCTGGGGGCTGCTGCAGCCCTGCCAGCACCTCGTCTGCGGGAAGAACTCCAGCG GTGTGCTGAGCCTACCCGAGAGTCTGAACCTCCACCGGGATCAGCAGCAGCGCTCGGGTCACGGCTGCCTCACGCCGGCCGAACTGCGCACGTTGGAGCAATCGTTGCTGGCCACGCGTGTTGGAAGCATCGGCGAGCTGA GCGATTTGGTGTCGCGGGCCATGCACCACCTGCAGCCGCTGCACGTGAAGAACAGCAGCACCGGCAGCCcgctccaccaccaccaccactatCACCaccacaagatggccgccgccaccgtcagtagcagcagcagtggCAGCGGCAGCTCGGGCGTGGCGGCGACTTGCGGCGGCGGAGACGTCCACTGGGAGCCCGAGGCGCTCTACACCTTGTGCTACTTCATGCACTGCCCACAGGTGGAGTGGGAGAACCCCAACGTGGAGCCCTCCAAGGTCACCCTGCACACCGAGAG GCCCTTCCTGGTGATGCCGCCGCTGATGGAGTGGATCCGGGTGGCGGTGGCCCACGCCGAGCACCGCCGCAGCCCGGCCGTGGACAGCGACGACGTGCGGCAGGCCGCCCGACTCATGCTGCCCGGCGTCGACTGCGAGCCCAGACAAATCAA AGCAGAGGATTGTTTCTGCGGCACCCGCAAGCTGGACGCCGCCTCCACGGAGGCCAAGTTCCTGCAGGACCTGGGCTTCCGGATGCTCAACTGCGGACGCACCGACCTGGTCAAGCAGGCCGTCAACCTGCTCGGACCCGATGGCGTCAACAGCGTCAGCGAGCAG GGAATGACGCCCCTGATgtacgcgtgtgtgcgcgGGGACGAAGCCATGGTCCAGATGCTCCTGGACGCCGGCGCCGACGTCAACGGCGAG GTGCCCGCCACAGTGCGCAAGCACCCGTCCGTTTATCCCGACGCACGCGGCGGGACGCCGCTCACGTTCGCCGTCTTGCACGGACACGCACCTGTCGTGCAG CTGTTGCTGGACAACAGCGCCGGCGTGGAGGGTTCGCTGCAGGACGGCGCCGACAACTACACGGAGACGCCGCTCCAGCTGGCCTCGGCCGCGG GCAACTTTGAGCTGGTGAGTCTGCTCCTGGAGCGAGGTGCCGACCCGATGATCGGCACGGCGTGTCGCAACGGCATCTCGTCGGCGCCGCTCGGCGACATGAACTCTTTCAGCCTGGCGGCGGCGCACGGACACAG AAACGTGTTCCGGAAGCTGCTGTCCCACACGGAGAAGGACAAGGCCGACGTCGTTTCCCTGGAGGAGATCCTGGCCGAGGGTTCGGCGCCGTCGGCGCAGAAGGCGTCGGCCTCGCACGCTAACGGCGGCGGCACGTTGCGAACAGGAAAGGCCAAGCTGCGCGCCCTGAAAGAAGCCATGTACCATAGCGCCGAGCACGGCCATGTGGACATCACCATCGACATCCGCAGCTTAG GCGTTCCGTGGACGCTGCACACGTGGCTGGAGTCGCTGCGGGCGGGCTTTGCGCAGCAGCGCCGTCCGCTGATCCAGGCTCTGCTTAAGGACTTCTGCTGCATCCGCGAGGACGAGTACACCGAGGAGCTGCTCACGCACGGCCTGCCCCTCATGTTCCGCATCCTCCGATCCTGCAAG AACGAGGTGATCAGCCAGCAGCTGTCTGTCATCTTCACGCAGTGCTACGGTCCCTTCCCCATCCCAAAGCTCACCGAGATCAAGAGGAAGCAGACCTCGCGCTTAG CCACTCGGCGAGGCGTGTAA
- the cry1a gene encoding cryptochrome circadian regulator 1a has translation MVVNTIHWFRKGLRLHDNPSLKESLLGADTVRCIYILDPWFAGSSNVGINRWRFLLQSLEDLDSNLRKLNSRLFVIRGQPTDVFPRLFKEWNISRLSYEYDSEPFGKERDAAIKKLASEAGVEVTVRISHTLYDLDKIIELNGGQSPLTYKRFQSLISRMDPVEVPAEFITADVMGKCNTPLSDDHDDKFGVPSLEELGFDTEGLSSAVWPGGESEALTRLERHLERKAWVANFERPRMNANSLLASPTGLSPYLRFGCLSCRLFYFKLTDLYRKVKKNSSPPLSLYGQLLWREFFYTAATNNPCFDKMEGNPICVQIPWDRNAEALAKWAEGRTGFPWIDAIMTQLRQEGWIHHLARHAVACFLTRGDLWISWEEGMKVFEELLLDADWSVNAGSWMWLSCSSFFQQFFHCYCPVVFGRRTDPNGDYIRRYLPVLRGFPAKYIYDPWNAPEAVQKAARCIVGVHYPKPMVHHAEASRLNIERMKQIYQQLSCYRGLGLLASVPTTSNGNNKGSSDVMGYEAPHAAAPSGYPAAGQPQADWQNGGVMMYLQADSQACAGAHQQGYVSSSMMCYPQGSRQSPALHKGMEHHSSNAPMSSKRHCEDSGNSKSSKVQRH, from the exons ATGGTCGTGAATACCATCCACTGGTTCAGGAAGGGCTTGCGGCTCCACGACAATCCGTCCCTCAAGGAGTCCCTGCTCGGGGCCGACACCGTCCGCTGCATCTACATTCTCGACCCCTGGTTTGCAGGCTCGTCCAACGTGGGCATCAACAGGTGGAG ATTCCTGCTGCAGAGTCTAGAGGACCTGGACTCGAACCTACGCAAGCTCAATTCCCGTCTGTTTGTGATCCGGGGCCAGCCCACCGATGTCTTTCCGAGACTCTTCAAG GAGTGGAACATATCCCGCCTGTCTTACGAGTACGACTCGGAGCCCTTCGGGAAGGAGCGGGACGCCGCCATCAAGAAGCTGGCCTCCGAGGCCGGCGTGGAGGTGACAGTGCGCATCTCGCACACCCTCTATGATCTCGACAA GATCATCGAGTTGAACGGCGGGCAGTCGCCGCTCACTTACAAACGCTTCCAGAGCCTCATCAGCCgcatggaccccgtggaggtcCCGGCCGAGTTCATCACGGCCGACGTGATGGGGAAGTGCAACACGCCGCTGTCAGACGACCACGACGACAAGTTCGGGGTGCCGTCGCTGGAAGAGCTGG GTTTCGACACCGAGGGCCTGTCCTCGGCCGTGTGGCCCGGAGGCGAGTCGGAAGCCCTGACCAGACTGGAGCGCCACCTGGAGAGAAAG GCTTGGGTGGCCAACTTTGAGCGTCCTCGCATGAACGCCAACTCGCTGCTGGCCAGCCCCACCGGTCTCAGCCCCTACCTGCGATTCGGGTGTCTCTCGTGCCGCCTCTTCTACTTCAAACTCACCGACCTCTACCGAAAG GTGAAGAAGAACAGCTCGCCGCCGCTGTCGCTATACGGCCAGCTGCTGTGGCGCGAGTTTTTTTACACGGCGGCCACCAACAACCCGTGCTTCGACAAGATGGAGGGCAACCCCATCTGCGTGCAGATCCCGTGGGACCGCAACGCCGAGGCGCTGGCCAAGTGGGCCGAGGGACGAACCGGTTTCCCCTGGATCGACGCCATCATGACGCAGCTGCGCCAGGAGGGCTGGATCCACCACTTGGCCCGACACGCCGTGGCCTGCTTCCTGACCCGCGGAGACTTGTGGATCAGCTGGGAGGAGGGCATGAAG gtgtttGAGGAGCTGCTGCTTGACGCCGACTGGAGCGTCAACGCCGGCAGCTGGATGTGGCTCTCCTGCAGCTCGTTCTTCCAGCAGTTCTTCCACTGCTACTGCCCGGTGGTGTTCGGGCGCCGCACCGACCCCAACGGCGACTACATCCGCCGCTACCTGCCCGTGCTACGCGGCTTCCCGGCCAAGTACATCTACGACCCGTGGAACGCGCCGGAGGCGGTGCAGAAGGCGGCGCGCTGCATTGTGGGCGTGCACTACCCCAAGCCCATGGTGCACCACGCCGAGGCTAGCCGCCTCAACATCGAGCGCATGAAGCAGATATACCAGCAGCTCTCCTGCTACAGAGGCCTCG GTCTCCTGGCGTCCGTTCCAACCACCTCCAACGGAAACAATAAAGGCTCGTCGGACGTGATGGGCTACGAAGCGCCTCACGCCGCCGCCCCTTCCG GCTACCCGGCGGCGGGTCAACCCCAGGCCGACTGGCAGAACGGCGGCGTCATGATGTACCTGCAGGCCGACTCGCAAGCTTGCGCCGGCGCGCACCAGCAAG GCTACGTCAGCTCCAGCATGATGTGCTACCCTCAAGGCAGCCGCCAGAGTCCCGCGCTTCACAAAG gaATGGAGCATCACTCCAGCAACGCTCCCATGAGCAGCAAGCGTCACTGTGAGGACTCCGGAAACAGCAAAAGCTCAAAAGTCCAGAGACACTAA